A section of the Oreochromis niloticus isolate F11D_XX linkage group LG9, O_niloticus_UMD_NMBU, whole genome shotgun sequence genome encodes:
- the shisa2b gene encoding protein shisa-2: protein MWGGGFPMSVTAIVTLLLVIIDVKASGEFCHGWRDSQGVWKEGFQCPEKIDGVDAIICCGKCELRYCCSSTDARLDQGSCDNDRQSPEPGTNNKENKDSGAVPIYVPFLIVGSVFVAFIVVGSVVAVCCCRCLRPKQELSSGGTTGGGAGGGGRLLETIPMMASTSRGSSSRQSSTATSSSSSAPAAVPRTAPPPVMRAQASCCLPPDASVFVNMPTNFSVLNCQQATQIMPHQGQFLHPQYIGYAHPVSSTAAYLDPTQGGYRHLQSPCPPPTAGSSVTSDQKHPPVTV, encoded by the exons ATGTGGGGAGGAGGTTTCCCGATGTCTGTCACCGCGATTGTGACTCTGCTGTTGGTCATTATTGACGTGAAAGCGAGCGGGGAGTTTTGCCACGGCTGGCGGGACTCCCAGGGAGTCTGGAAAGAGGGCTTTCAGTGCCCGGAGAAGATAGACGGAGTGGACGCGATTATCTGCTGCGGGAAATGCGAGCTGCGCTACTGCTGCTCCAGCACAGATGCGCGGCTTGATCAGGGGAGCTGCGATAACGACCGGCAGTCACCGGAGCCTGGGACAAACAACAAGGAGAACAAGGACTCCGGTGCAG TTCCCATCTACGTGCCATTCCTCATCGTGGGCTCAGTGTTCGTGGCTTTCATCGTGGTGGGCTCTGTGGTCGCTGTGTGCTGCTGCCGGTGTCTCCGACCCAAGCAGGAGCTGTCCTCTGGAGGCACAACAGGAGGTGGGGCCGGCGGTGGTGGGCGCCTCCTGGAAACCATCCCTATGATGGCAAGCACCTCCAGGGGTTCCTCATCCCGCCAGTCCAGCACAGCCACCTCGTCCAGCTCGTCCGCTCCAGCCGCTGTCCCCCGCACTGCCCCGCCTCCTGTCATGCGGGCTCAGGCCTCCTGCTGCCTTCCCCCTGATGCCAGCGTCTTTGTCAACATGCCCACCAACTTTTCCGTACTCAACTGTCAGCAGGCCACCCAAATCATGCCTCACCAGGGACAGTTCCTGCATCCGCAGTACATTGGCTATGCCCACCCAGTGTCCTCTACCGCAGCCTACTTGGACCCCACTCAGGGGGGCTACAGACACCTCCAGTCACCCTGCCCTCCTCCCACTGCTGGCTCCAGTGTCACCAGTGATCAGAAACACCCTCCAGTGACAGTGTGA
- the spice1 gene encoding spindle and centriole-associated protein 1 — MSFVRVGRPQQHAKGKRPVRPKKAAAQRREWVSTVNDLSVHKLTPAELSHRHEIHKSHNKAAAQWELKEKAMKRRLRHTGSPAPLDQASLSIIREVFSDQLLLQDVLARSDKALAVVKDLFGDAPRRHTGHPSVTVAPYCDSDSELPVLQRPDRPTHLSLLSQSMMDQEALNELEASEDDHRDDDARPSTRSEYHVIRRVNVQKMKAQPRASVSQQHKGHHHSRHHGDKDNSPVTPCASDRAPAQTALNATVAVQRVRSRQSQSEDAREETSVLVSQVLNPDPPQSKSDRIGNHTSRARKCVSQGSELDGSSVTSLSGDQSSLGLLQAMLGQVESDLDALSPDTTPTSAQSPKKHRTQSLTGFSVALVSTLGRLVHLLKKREDEAQKEAQERRKLEEELKEQQRLIDALTAETMTLREEATALQAGLQQRTVELERKLDTVVLAMGGLGLLSEHSSQTPHSEVKVAGYQSATGAEQVPVSSAVLLSPPQQRDHFQHVPATYPAPPHQQLPVVDLLRSYGDLRTHGSDSSLSSLPQVQFPSASSLSLTSDPLRSQMSPGTVLAEIAQLSRETDLIRAQLSQAKGLGSGVRESLDSGNERRGSSCSSTGRVTPQSAAESRMSGSSCKERRSQHVWTPEEKQLTQQATSPNTFSANSVEQRLLELNRQSAAARGRLLEIIEQQKQSVSARVSPSVSPIPASAFSPNPEYTERLEASEPLPERELRSQSGGGEGERRFAGSDASSHSFGRETRDGKIQMDKERAREGWFALSAHVR; from the exons ATGTCGTTTGTGAGAGTGGGGCGTCCACAGCAGCACGCCAAAGGGAAAAGGCCTGTTCGCCCCAAGAAGGCAGCAGCTCAAAGAAGAGAGTGGGTG AGCACTGTCAACGACCTCTCTGTGCACAAGCTGACACCCGCGGAGCTG AGTCATCGGCATGAGATCCACAAGTCTCACAACAAAGCAGCAGCTCAGTGGGAGCTGAAAGAGAAAGCCATGAAACGACGTCTCAGGCACACAGGGAGCCCTGCACCCCTGGACCAGGCCAGCCTCAGCATCATCAGGGAG GTTTTCTCtgatcagctgctgctgcaggatgtGTTGGCCCGTTCTGACAAAGCCCTGGCTGTGGTCAAAGACCTGTTTGGAGAtgctccacgcaggcacaccg GACACCCCAGTGTGACTGTGGCTCCATACTGTGACTCTGACTCAGAACTGCCTGTTCTTCAAAGACCAGATCGTCCAACTCATCTGTCTCTCCTCAGCCAGTCAATGATGGAtcaagag GCTCTTAATGAACTGGAAGCTTCAGAGGACGACCACAGAGATGATGACGCCCGTCCTTCTACCCGTTCAGAGTATCATGTAATCCGAAG GGTCAATGTACAAAAAATGAAGGCGCAGCCTCGGGCTAGTGTGTCACAGCAACATAAAGGTCATCATCACAGCCGTCACCATGGAGACAAGGATAATAGTCCTGTGACACCCTGTGCATCAGACAGGGCACCAGCTCAGACAG CTCTCAATGCCACTGTGGCTGTTCAGCGTGTTCGGTCCAGACAGAGTCAGTCGGAGGACGCCAGAGAGGAAACATCAGTCCTGGTTTCTCAGGTTCTTAATCCTGATCCACCTCAGAGCAAGTCAG ACAGGATCGGTAATCACACCAGCAGAGCCAGGAAGTGTGTTTCCCAGGGTTCAGAGCTGGACGGCTCCTCTGTTACCTCTCTCAGCGGGGATCAGTCCAGTCTGGGCCTGCTGCAGGCCATGCTGGGTCAGGTGGAGTCGGATTTGGACGCACTGAGCCCTGATACAACACCAACATCTGCACAGAGTCCCAAAAAGCACAGAACACAAAGCCTTACTGGATTTTCTGTGGCCTTGGTCTCTACACTGGGACGTTTGGTGCACCTCCTTAAAAAG AGGGAAGATGAAGCTCAGAAGGAGGCACAGGAGAGGAGAAAACTGGAGGAGGAGCTGAAAGAGCAGCAGAGGCTCATTGATGCTCTCACTGCTGAAACCATGACTCTGAGAGAGGAGGCTACAGCCCTGCAG GCAGGGTTACAGCAGCGGACGGTAGAGCTGGAGCGGAAGTtggacacagtggtgttggCGATGGGAGGGCTCGGACTGCTGAGTGAACACAGTAGCCAAACCCCACACTCTGAGGTCAAAGTTGCAG GCTATCAGTCTGCGACGGGTGCTGAGCAAGTACCTGTTTCTTCTGCTGTTCTCCTCTCACCACCTCAACAGCGGGACCACTTTCAGCATGTTCCTG CAACTTATCCTGCGCCACCGCaccagcagcttcctgttgtgGATCTCCTGCGCTCCTATGGGGACCTCCGCACTCACGGCTCAGACTCTAGTCTCAGCAGTCTGCCCCAAGTTCAGTTTCCCTCAGCTTCCTCGCTatcgctgacctctgaccctcttCGCTCACAGATGTCTCCGGGCACAGTACTAGCTGAGATTGCTCAGTTGAGCAGAGAGACCGATCTTATCAGGGCTCAACTCAGCCAGGCAAAGGGCCTCGGATCAGGGGTCAGAGAATCACTCGACAGTGGCAATGAGAGAAGAGGGTCGAGCTGCAGCAGCACTGGGAGAGTAACACCTCAGAGCGCTGCAGAGAGCAGAATGTCTGGGTCCAGCTGTAAAGAGAGGCGGAGCCAGCATGTGTGGACTCctgaagaaaaacagctgactCAACAG gCAACATCACCCAACACTTTCAGTGCAAACAGCGTGGAGCAACGCCTCCTGGAGCTGAACAGGCAGAGCGCTGCAGCCCGAGGTCGACTGCTGGAAATAATCGAGCAACAGAAGCAAAGTGTGTCAGCCAgagtctctccctctgtctccccGATCCCGGCTTCTGCCTTCAGCCCAAATCCAGAATACA CGGAACGCCTGGAGGCATCAGAGCCGCTGCCTGAGCGGGAGCTCCGGTCACAGAGTGGTGGCGGTGAGGGTGAGAGGAG GTTTGCTGGTTCTGATGCATCTTCTCACAGTTTTGGAAGAGAAACTAGGGATGGCAAAatacag ATGGACAAGGAGAGAGCGCGAGAAGGCTGGTTTGCATTGTCTGCTCACGTGAGGTGA